A stretch of DNA from Alkaliphilus flagellatus:
TAATGTCGTTTATAGTAGCTTTTTTATTTGGTATAGCTATAGATTTATTTAATTTAATTTTAGCATCTGTTACAGCTAATACATTTGTTGAAAGAATAGGACTATTTACTTTTGGTTCCATAGTTATTTCAATAGGGGTTGCTGCATTTATAAAGAGTAACTATCCAATTTTACCCTTCGATACCTTTGTAAAGGAAATCTGTTTGGCAAAAAATATAGAAATTGCAAAATTTAAAACAGGTTTTGATTTAGTTTGCTTTACAGTTTCTCTAACCTTCAGTATAATCTTCTTTGGAAAAATTAAGGGACTTCATATAGGGACATTAGTATCAGCTATTATTTTAGGAAGTATGATAGGTGAATGTTTAAAGATTATGAATAAGTATATAGAAGGAAAATCTATTTTTCCAGAAGAAAAAGCTAAGTTAGTACTAGATTTCGATTTTTTAAACTTTAATAAGTCTAAAGGTTTAAAGAAATATAATTAAAATAATGAGTTTTTCTTCATAAGTTCTTCACATTCTTAACCTAATATATAAATAGAAAAGAATATATTATATAGGAGG
This window harbors:
- a CDS encoding YczE/YyaS/YitT family protein, encoding MKKLRINNLFIFLLGLSCLSLGVVLVIKSNLGVSVATSVPYVISLYFTKITFGQWNYIVHGFVLLLLVIIIRRLTIKYLMSFIVAFLFGIAIDLFNLILASVTANTFVERIGLFTFGSIVISIGVAAFIKSNYPILPFDTFVKEICLAKNIEIAKFKTGFDLVCFTVSLTFSIIFFGKIKGLHIGTLVSAIILGSMIGECLKIMNKYIEGKSIFPEEKAKLVLDFDFLNFNKSKGLKKYN